One Vitis vinifera cultivar Pinot Noir 40024 chromosome 8, ASM3070453v1 genomic window carries:
- the LOC100244265 gene encoding uncharacterized protein LOC100244265 — MGTRNFLWDFGKKCFTFGLIGLTISDRYASIAHVQGLSMYPTFNPNARTFMGSLTDDYVLLEKFCLEKYKFSHGDVIAFRSPNNHREKQIKRIIALPGDWITAPHSYDALRIPEGHCWVEGDNSASSLDSRSFGPVPLGLACGRATHIVWPPQRIGEVERRIPHDRISFG, encoded by the exons ATGGGAACTCGAAACTTTTTATGGGACTTTGGTAAGAAGTGTTTCACATTTGGGCTCATAGGCCTTACCATTTCAGATCGATATGCCAGTATTGCCCATGTGCAAGGCCTCTCCATGTATCCCACATTCAATCCCAATGCTAGAACTTTTATGGGATCATTGACTG ATGATTATGTCTTGTTGGAGAAATTTTGCCTTGAAAAGTACAAGTTTTCTCATGGTGATGTGATAGCATTCCG CTCCCCAAATAATCACCGTGAGAAACAAATAAAGAGAATAATTGCCTTGCCAGGGGATTGGATCACAGCACCACATTCATATGATGCCTTGAGGATTCCAGAGGGGCATTGTTGGGTTGAGGGAGACAATTCTGCTTCTAGTTTGGATTCAAGATCTTTTGGCCCA GTTCCTTTGGGTTTAGCTTGCGGAAGGGCCACCCACATTGTGTGGCCTCCTCAGCGAATAGGGGAAGTTGAGAGAAGAATCCCTCATGACAGAATTTCTTTCGGCTAA